Within Chiloscyllium punctatum isolate Juve2018m chromosome 20, sChiPun1.3, whole genome shotgun sequence, the genomic segment ttgcaattgtactagcctccactacttcctctggcagctcattccatacatgtaccaccctctgcatgaaaacattgccccttaggtctctcttatatctctccccccccccccccccccccacccaaacctatgccctctagttctggactccctgaccccagggaaaagactatgtctatttatcctagccatgcccctcaattttgtaagcctttaaggtcacccctcagcctccgacgctccaaagaaaatagccccagcctgttcaggccTCTCCCTAtaagctcagatcctccaaccctggcaacatccttgtaaatcttttctgaaccctttcaagtttcacaacatctttccgataggaaggagaccagaattgcatgcaatattccaacagtggcctcaccaacgtcctgtactcaatactctgatcaataaaggaaagcataccaaatgccaccttcactatcctatccacctgcaactccactttcaaggagctatgaacctgcactccaaggtctctatcTTGGAATTAAAGTCATTTAGTagagattgtaaatagttggggcctgagATCCAAAACTTGTGGCAACctgcagcactgtggctcagtggttagcactgctgcctcacagtgccagggacccaggttcaattcccacctcaggcagtggtctgtgtgggtttcctcccacagtccaaagatgtgcaggttaggtgaactggccatgctaattgcccatagtgttaggtgaattagtcaggggtaaatgggtctgggtgggttgctcttcggagggtcggtatggacttgttgagccgaagggcctgtttccacactgtagggaatctaatcacttCTTGCCAACTggaaaaaagacccatttatcctgATGATCTATCTTAGTTAgcaaatcctctatccaagctAGAAGCTGTTTTATAGCTAGGGTTCCACAAAAACCCTTTCAACTGGCTTCAAGTCATCCAGGTAGCCAAGGTAATAAACCTTGAAATTAGATGATTGAACTTTAGTTGTAACTACATGAAGCCTTATCAAGAACTCTTCACTTTACTAGAACTTCACTCAAACTTTAAATCACTTAAAGGTATCACATCTGTCATAAAAACAATTCTTAATCTTTTCATGTGAAATAAATGAGAAAATAATTACATTATTCTTAGGGTGAATGAATGAGAATAAATATCCTGTGTCAATAAGGTTAACATTCAAAGGACTTGATGTAGGGATAATTTAATTGGGATACTTACTTTATGGTCAGTATTTTTGTACTTTAGAACCAAATCAGTTTGCCAGCATCTTGTGAAATTGTCAATGTCAGTTCATTTAAATAGAAACCAGATACATAACATTCCATTCTATCACTATATGTAACGTGCATATTAAAAATCAAAATTCCGAGAAAGTCATTAATTACAAATAACTTATGagcaaactttttttttgtactTGTGGCACTCTCAATTGGAAAATTTTATTCTATGAAAGTAAACAATTTGTCAACTTATGGTAAACATTTTCTATTATGAATAATGCAAATTTTGTTCACAAGTTTATAAAAACATGTTTTTCATTTAAATTACTGTCACCTGGCAGTTCCACAAAAATTGACTACACATTTGATTATCAGACATGCAACATGCATTGTTATAAAATACTTTTAACAGTCTGGTAATAATACAATAAACACTGAGGAACTAAATGTGAATTCTGACCCTAAATTAGAAAACAAAATATTGGGCATCAATGGCAGGGTTAAGACATGGAGAAAGATTGgcttaaaaaaaatgaaatattttgtCAAATGATGTGTATTTTccaactttcttttaaaaagccATGGTTTTAACACTTTTAGGTTGTCATAAAGTCCCTCAATTAACAATGATTTTCATTTTTAAAGTTAAGGAAAGcatactgttcaattttccatatAACTAATATAATGAACGTAGGTTGAACATTGGAGATTAATTTCACCAAATAAGTCTTTACATTATAATTGTCAAAAATATAACCTCACACTCAAGAACGATGAAACTCCGGTGTTACCACATAAGGTAGTCACACCTAAGAACTGAAAAAGTTAAATATGTATACTAATATCCTTTCTGGTAAATATCATTACTTTCTTCTCTGCCAATTTAGCTGAATAAATTATgaaaaaaaataaattaattaagTGTTATTTAGTAAGTAAATTTCCAACGGCCCTTAGAAATGTTAGTTGATGTTTGTTCACCTTTTCTGTGAAATCAATTGAATGATGAGTTCCTTAACATCGTGGATATTTTTAGGGACCTGTGTTCCATCCTCGGTGACATTAGTTGCCATGAGGAAAAGTTTTTGTTCATAATTCAGGTCATGGAGTAGAAGTTTTCTATGAAGACCAGAAATAGAAAGAGCTCCATCAAGGTCCTATGAAGAACATTGGTACAGGGATTGAAATAATGGTTACAAAGCTTTTTACTGAAGTAGTTGATGAATACAGCAAGTCTTCAGTGTTAAGTAGAAATGTGGAATTAGTCAAATGTAATAAATGCTAATTAAAAACACTAAACTGGTTATAATAGAATAATCAGCAAGATTCCATAACGGGTCACCTAGGACCAACCTTCTTGAACTCCAACAATAGAACATAAATAATGATAatgctgtcaatgtaatacaatgGAATTTCCACACAGCCTATGTTATGACTACATTCAGAATATGTACAGTCAGGTGAGTAATGAACTGGCTAAGAAAAGTGAGAAGGGAGAAAATGTAGTTATTTCAGTTGAGACATTATGGTTAATGGTGTTTCCTCCCACCTTTCACGTAACTGTGTCACGTATCCTTTTCAAGGACTGGTGCTGAGACCACTTGTTTAAAAATTTACATGAACAGTTTTACCAAAGAAACCATTTGGGATAATGCAGGATAGAATACAGGCAAGTATTTTTGGGTGAGATATAGTTTATAGGAGCTAACCAGAATACATTGGAATGACTGATTCTGGAAGTATTAAGATTATAAATGAGAGTTTCAGTGGAAGGCAGAAGAACATAAGCAATAACAGAATTTGAAGTAGGTAGTCTTTGTAATGAAGAAGATTTGGGATGGAAAGCTATCTTCAGTGTTGGAAAGATCATCAAGTTTGTAAGCTGACCAGTTCTGTATGTGGTAATGACTGGGCGAGGGATATAATGCAGTAATGACAGTATGGAGCCTGAACCAGAAGATCAAGTAGAAGGTCTAAGTCTTCCTAATGTTTAGATAGAGGAAATGAAGGCTCTTCAAAATTGGGTGTCAGTTAAATCGCATGGAGACAACAAGAATTTAGAGCCATGGGGGAAATTGGGTAAAATTTGTAAACAAGTGGAAACTGAGCCTTGTGCTATAAGTGGGGTAACAGGAGGCAACGTGTAGATCAGGAAGAGGATAAGACCAAGGATGAAATTCTAGGGCATACCTCAAGGAAATATTGTGGTAAAAGGGAGGAAAGCTAGTTAGGATGATACATAGCTTGAAAGGGAACAACAGATAGAGGTGTTTCCATGCTTCTGCTGCACCTGTACTTCTAACTGCTTAGCAATCTGAGGTTTGAAAGGTGTTATTGAAGGAACCTTGGTAACTTCCTGCAATACGTTTTGAATATTGATCTACTCAGAGTCAATGAGGCAGAAGAGATGCAGACcgaaggacacagccttagagtaaagtgaagaccctttagaatgtagggaaggagaaacttcttcagccagagagtggttaatctgtggaattcattgccagatCATTggatatatttaaaacagagataaaagttcttgattgtcaaggggatcaaaggttacagggagaaagcagagaatggggCTGAAATATCTTATCagaatgattgaatggcagagcagactcgatgggccgagtggcctaatttctgctcctgtgtctaatGGTCTTCTGGCCAAGATCTAACTAAAAGACAGACTGAGTGGCCTACAACTGTTCTTGGGTTAagttgatagatgggtgcaggttgaacaggttgctttgtcctggatggtgtgaactttctttgaatgtttttggagctgcacttcATCAGAAAAATGGGAAGTATTTCATGATACTCCAGATTTGTGCCTCATACACGGATGGATGGGTTCAGGGAGCCAGGAGGAGATATTCTTGCATTAGAACTCTCAGACCTGTTCTGGAAGCCAGAATGTTTACATGTtcagtccagttcaatttctgatcaatggtaacctccagaaTATTGACATTAGAGAATCGGTGATGGTACACTACTTACTGTCTAAAAGAAATGGTTATATttttctcttattggagatggttattgcctagcatttgtgtggTAATGCCAATTATCAGTCCAAATTTAGATGGTGTTCAtgttttgctgcatttgaacatggactgcttcagtatcagagTTGCAAATAGTGCTACACAATCTTTAATCATCAGTTAGACTTCATGATAGAGGGAacatcattgatgaaacagcagaAGATGTTTGTCCTTGAGCATTACCCTGCGGAACTCCTGCACTGTCTGGATTAAGATTTCAATAACCACTACCATCTTCCTTGTGGCAAGTATAGTTTCAATCAATAGAAAGTTTCCTTTGATTCCCAGCGACTTCAGTTTTACCAAAGCTCCTTGATGTATTTGCTAAAATACATTCTCATGAGAGAGAGCCATGAGAGAGTGACTGCCTTTTACATCGAGACAGTATCAGCCAcaaatttggaaagttgaagagaTTCTCAGCCGATATGCTGTGTAtcatacattttcatttcatagaCCCTTGAGATTAATTACTTCTAGTGAGTGAGACAAGGAAGCATGCTGCTCAATAGTCCATTCTAATTTCCCCTATCCTTCCACCCGCACAATAGAAGATCTCAAACACAGATTACCTGTTTATTTGCTAATAACACTAGTGGCAGCAATAGATCTTCTTTGAGCAGCCGATGCAGCTCCTGTCCAGCAAGAGGTAAACGTTCTTGGTCTGCAGAATCCACCACATAAATCAACATGTGTGCTTTGTTCAGATATAGATTCCAGTATGAGCGCAAGTTGCAGCTACCACCAACTACAAAATAAAAATGGATCTTCAAGAATTAAATGCTGCAGTTTTagatttaacaataaaacagaagtttttaAGCAAAggaaaatgaagataaaatataATAAGCCAAACTATGTAATTCAAATTTAAAGGTTTTCAAATATGGTAAAATGTAAGCCCATTAATTATTAAAATCCTCCTGTATAGTAATCACACTGGAGAGAATTCCCTTCTCTTTCACATCAATAGTGCTTAATTTAACTGCGACTTCAATGCCCCATCTTGAGAACCTGATAGGCTCTTTCTGCAGTCTTTATGCATTTAATGTAGACTTTCTCAACTTCACATAAACCCTTCGGAttttaaccaaacacttctggtctggaactTTTAAACTAAGCTCCTTACGATGAGGAAACCTTTTTCTCAAAAGTCTTAAACTACCTTCCTTTCCCAGGAGCAAATGTTTTAAATCCAGCTTTAGCAAAGACTCCTGCAAATCTGCCCAGACTGAAAcagaaaaagttttttttttctagaGAATAAACAAACAGATCTCCAACCTTGTAAATTGAACCTAATGTAAAACTGTTTACTTTGTTTGCTGTTAAACTCTTTAAACTCTCCCCTAATTATTCAAGAGAGAAACCTCCTGGAGAGTACTGTTAATCACAATTGGCTACAGAAATACTTAAAAGCTAATCATTATACCCCTTCAGATACATAGAAAATCCACTAATTCAAATCCTATATTAAAAATATAGATAAATCATACACTTTACATCACATTGCATTCAGGCGTGTTAGGGCATTACAAGTCAAGGTATATCAGTTTGCGCCAAGATATAGCCTGTCAAATTTTGGATTAACTGAAATTTATGGAAACTGCAAGGCTAACCAGGAGAGCAATGGAATAACTGAGCCTGCAATAATGCACGAATCCGAAACTCTGGATCGAAGCTCATTTCATCCTGACACATTGACCGGGATGATAATGGAATTATTGCTGAGGGCATCAGGCTGTGAATCCTCAATCTTGCCGATATTTACTGGAAAACTTTCACCTAAAGACAGCTGAATAGTTCATCCCAGTTTTTGTTGCAAAGAAATCCATGATCTCCTAGCACTCACTGGAGGTTAATATACTATTGAATAAATAGAGAATGGTAGAATAATGGAGCCCCTATGTTTGTCATTCAGGATGGTCCTACAGTAATGGCCAATTTTGAAAAATGATACTGAGGTCTGAAGTGAGAGTTTAACATGATCAAGACAAATCTAGCTAAGCTGGTTGTTTGTCAATATATGTAATGTAAGCCTTCAAATGCAACAGAACCCATATACAACAAATTTTCATAAATATAATTGATGTGAATGACCATTTTATAAAGTATGTTTATCTATATTGAAATTAGTAGGGGTAATCCAGATTTTGATTTACTGCATTATAAATGTTTTACATCACAGCTATCTTTTGAAGAACAGAAACTTAAGAATTCAACAGAACCCACACCCCTTACAGCCAGATGTTAACAGTCTCCCTTTCAAATGCTTCCCATTATGGTTTAAACTATTCAAGAGATTAAATTTGGATATTTCTTAGGTCTATGAATACATGAATATTTCACATGGATCACATTAATCAACTTTGACAGTTCATTTCTAAACATAAGCAAAGGCATCAAGAGATGTTTTTTTCAAAATGATGCTTCGAATTTGACATGATGGCTCAGTTACTTGCAATGACAATATCTGCCAAAGAGACAGTGGACAGTTGTGTAAAAATACAGACTGAAAGTTTATTTTGCCTATGTAGGTTAATTGAAATTACAAATCAGAAATTCTTATTTTGACACAAAGCTAACTACAGTTTACTTGAAGGGGATCAGCTATCTGTTCACTCCTCAAACAATCCCATATCTTTTATTCAAGTCAAAGCTGCCCTCTCTATCCTCATTCAATACTGATAGCACATATTAGAGTCATCaaattttacagcacagaaaaatgccattctaatcccattttctagcatttGATCTTTAGCCctatattggattagtggtgctggaagagcacagcagttcaggcagcatccaacgagcagcgaaatcgacatttcgggtaaaagcccttggCAACACAGGTGCatatctaaatatttcttaaacaTTAAAAAAGTGTTTCTGCATCTACCACAATTACAAGCAGTtggttccagattcccaccaccctctgaatgaaaaggtttttcctcacatctcctttaaaactTCTAGCCCTATCTCAAATCTATGCCCCCccgtcattgatccctccatcaaaggAAAAAGTTTCTTCCTGCCTACCCCATGTCCCTCAATTTTAtacttctcaatttctctctgctCTAAAGGGAAACAAgctcagtctgtccaatctctcttcaaccTGAAacactccagcccaggcaacaatccttgtaaatctctctgcaccctctccagtgctgtGACATTCCTCTTATAAATCCGTCCTATAAATGTGGATTTGTATTATATGGCAAACTGACCCTCACTTTTTGATTGAACCATAAAGATTTACATGATACCAACAGTACCCTCCATATAGCTCAACAGTTGCATGAAAGAAAAGCACACAAACCCATCTGCTTTTGGAAACTGACAGTTATAGTGCCACCAGAAAGATCAACACAATAATAAGATTGTGTAAATCTCTATTGATGGGTTACATACACcgtacaggtcattctgttataaCACACGTTTCGTTCATGCAA encodes:
- the LOC140492126 gene encoding ADP-ribosylation factor-like protein 9, with amino-acid sequence MSHLRHIGAAIGTLVAILGSIMFISWKYFSGSRRHSEEEYSFLQESQPREKQILVLGLDGAGKSSILNCLATHTVKHSTSPTQGFNAVCIHTEGCKLNFLEIGGSCNLRSYWNLYLNKAHMLIYVVDSADQERLPLAGQELHRLLKEDLLLPLVLLANKQDLDGALSISGLHRKLLLHDLNYEQKLFLMATNVTEDGTQVPKNIHDVKELIIQLISQKR